From a region of the Desulfovibrio oxyclinae DSM 11498 genome:
- a CDS encoding cation:proton antiporter subunit C has protein sequence MDAFLTQVQAHFNYWGYVVIMMVGLYAMIAKRNLIKKLIGLSIFQTSIMLFFVAIGSKEGATIPILRAASKHAVNPADYINPLPHVLMLTAIVVSVATLGVALALVLRIHGKYGTLEEDEIADQIKRSNTYA, from the coding sequence ATGGATGCTTTTCTCACACAGGTGCAGGCCCACTTCAACTACTGGGGCTATGTCGTCATCATGATGGTCGGCCTCTACGCGATGATTGCCAAGCGCAACCTCATCAAGAAGCTGATCGGCCTGAGCATCTTCCAGACTTCGATCATGCTCTTCTTCGTGGCCATCGGGTCCAAGGAGGGCGCGACCATTCCCATTCTCCGCGCCGCTTCCAAGCACGCGGTCAATCCGGCGGACTACATCAACCCGCTGCCGCACGTGCTCATGCTCACCGCCATCGTGGTTTCGGTGGCTACCCTGGGTGTGGCCCTTGCTCTGGTTCTTCGGATTCACGGCAAGTACGGCACGCTGGAAGAAGATGAAATCGCGGATCAAATAAAGAGATCGAATACCTATGCATGA
- a CDS encoding complex I subunit 5 family protein has product MHDVVLTILPLLFGAFLALVAGWIRPKFSYSIGVIGLAGSVFFTLRVLAKVVTDGTLSYSMGGWAPPWGIVFVVDALSAAMLVLIAASSLITYVVYHDEIVDHFKEKTAAFVALILLVVAGHMGIVATGDLFNLYVLIEVAALSGYALLGFSGDRSPLSSLSYLCIGSVGASFYLLGVGYLYIMTGSLNLADLSGLLEIAQVSTSLQAAVAVMMLGLWVKMALFPFHGWLPGAYSNSSFVSASFLAPMTTKVMVYVMLRLVLSLFPGNLLDTNMLPEVGLVLATAAIFFGSIMAYRQKDLRRTLCYILVAEVGYMVGGLFIGNREAMTGTILHIFADALMTLTLFVALGSILRHRAESGLSSMKGMFKSMPFTMASFVLAGMSMIGVPPLFGFFSKWRLLSGALEAGEFGFMAGLLVSSLVNVVIFFRIFETAFFESSEDKTPTGEHWARTAPLALTALLLILGGVYSGLIVETIVANVLPTDLI; this is encoded by the coding sequence ATGCATGATGTAGTTCTCACCATACTTCCGCTGTTGTTCGGCGCCTTCCTTGCCCTGGTGGCTGGGTGGATCCGGCCGAAATTCAGCTACTCCATCGGCGTCATCGGACTTGCCGGTTCGGTGTTCTTCACGCTGCGCGTGCTTGCCAAGGTCGTGACTGACGGTACGCTCAGCTATTCCATGGGCGGCTGGGCGCCGCCGTGGGGAATCGTCTTCGTGGTGGATGCCCTGAGCGCGGCCATGCTGGTGCTCATCGCCGCATCCTCGCTGATCACCTACGTGGTCTACCACGACGAGATCGTCGATCACTTTAAGGAAAAGACCGCCGCGTTCGTGGCGCTCATTCTGCTGGTGGTGGCGGGCCACATGGGCATCGTGGCCACCGGCGACCTGTTCAACCTCTACGTGCTCATCGAAGTGGCCGCCCTGAGCGGTTACGCACTGCTCGGTTTCAGCGGCGACCGCTCGCCCCTGTCCAGTCTGAGCTACCTGTGCATCGGCTCGGTGGGCGCTTCCTTCTATCTGCTGGGAGTCGGCTATCTCTATATCATGACCGGCTCGCTGAACCTGGCCGACCTTTCCGGTCTGCTGGAGATCGCGCAGGTCTCGACCTCCCTGCAGGCGGCGGTGGCCGTGATGATGCTGGGGCTCTGGGTCAAGATGGCTCTGTTCCCCTTCCACGGCTGGCTGCCGGGTGCCTATTCCAACTCCTCGTTCGTATCGGCATCCTTCCTGGCGCCCATGACCACCAAGGTCATGGTGTACGTGATGCTGCGGCTCGTGCTCAGCCTGTTCCCCGGCAACCTGCTGGATACGAACATGCTGCCCGAGGTCGGCCTTGTGCTGGCGACCGCCGCCATCTTCTTCGGCTCCATAATGGCCTACCGCCAGAAGGATCTGCGCAGGACGCTCTGCTACATTCTCGTGGCCGAGGTGGGGTACATGGTCGGCGGCCTGTTCATAGGCAACCGCGAAGCCATGACCGGAACCATCCTGCATATCTTTGCCGACGCGCTGATGACCCTGACCCTGTTCGTCGCGCTGGGCAGCATCCTGCGCCACCGCGCCGAAAGCGGCCTTTCGAGCATGAAGGGCATGTTCAAGTCCATGCCGTTCACCATGGCCAGCTTCGTGTTGGCGGGAATGTCCATGATCGGCGTTCCCCCGCTGTTCGGGTTCTTCAGCAAATGGCGCCTTCTGTCCGGAGCGCTGGAGGCGGGCGAATTCGGTTTCATGGCCGGCCTGCTCGTATCCAGTCTGGTCAACGTGGTCATCTTCTTCCGCATTTTCGAAACCGCGTTTTTCGAAAGTTCCGAAGACAAGACGCCCACGGGTGAGCACTGGGCCCGCACGGCTCCGCTTGCCCTGACCGCGCTGCTTCTCATTCTCGGGGGAGTGTATTCCGGTCTGATCGTGGAAACCATCGTCGCCAACGTTCTCCCCACCGATTTAATCTAG
- a CDS encoding monovalent cation/H+ antiporter subunit D family protein: MSGILSIQPLLAVAAPLTAIPGILSARTPNIREAWSFAAALLLMGLVLSMAPSVLDGKTYTLVLAEVLPNAPLAFRVDGLGMLFAIVASTLWIITSAYSIGYMRASQEHAQTRFYTYFAAALFSTIGVAFSANLLTMYMFYELLSFSTYPLVTHHQDDDSRKAGRKYLGLIVGSSIGMVLPAMVVLYHLTGTLDFTAGGVALASASPTTIAVLFGLMIFGFAKAALMPMHAWLPAAMVAPTPVSSLLHAVAVVKVGAFCLLRVVMDVFGVETLMAIGVNDLLTGVAATTMIVASLVALSQDGLKRRLAYSTIGQLSYIALGAGLMNAAGLTGGMMHVAMHAFGKITLFFCAGAIYVATGEKYISRMTGIGRRMPWTMAAFFIGSLSIIGIPPTGGFLSKWMLLNGCLDSGQWILAGALVVSSLLNAAYFLPIVYRAWFCPEGQAVHAGPVREAPLACVIPLLVTAGISMALFFWPDVFFNLAQMAAN, encoded by the coding sequence ATGTCAGGCATTCTTTCCATACAACCATTGCTTGCCGTCGCCGCACCGCTGACGGCCATACCCGGAATATTATCCGCCCGCACGCCCAACATTCGTGAGGCGTGGAGCTTTGCCGCGGCGCTGCTGCTCATGGGCCTTGTGCTCAGCATGGCGCCGTCGGTGCTGGACGGAAAAACCTATACTCTGGTTCTGGCGGAGGTGCTTCCCAATGCGCCGCTGGCCTTTAGGGTCGATGGCCTCGGGATGCTGTTCGCAATCGTGGCCTCCACGCTCTGGATCATCACGTCCGCATATTCCATAGGATACATGCGGGCGAGCCAGGAACACGCCCAGACCCGTTTCTACACCTACTTTGCCGCAGCCCTGTTCAGTACCATCGGCGTGGCGTTCTCCGCCAACCTGCTGACCATGTACATGTTCTACGAGCTGCTCTCGTTCTCGACATACCCGCTGGTCACGCATCATCAGGATGACGACAGTCGCAAGGCAGGACGCAAGTATCTCGGCCTCATCGTCGGCTCGTCCATCGGTATGGTGCTCCCGGCCATGGTGGTCCTGTACCACCTGACCGGCACCCTCGACTTCACCGCAGGCGGCGTGGCGCTGGCTTCGGCCTCGCCCACCACCATCGCGGTGCTGTTCGGCCTGATGATCTTCGGATTCGCCAAGGCCGCGCTCATGCCCATGCACGCATGGCTGCCCGCCGCAATGGTGGCACCCACCCCGGTCAGCTCTCTGCTGCACGCGGTGGCGGTCGTCAAGGTCGGCGCCTTCTGCCTGCTCAGGGTTGTCATGGACGTGTTCGGCGTCGAGACACTCATGGCCATCGGGGTGAACGACCTGCTGACGGGAGTGGCCGCCACGACCATGATCGTGGCTTCGCTCGTGGCGCTGAGTCAGGACGGGCTGAAACGCCGTCTGGCCTATTCCACCATCGGGCAGCTCTCGTACATCGCCCTCGGCGCGGGCCTCATGAACGCCGCCGGACTCACCGGCGGAATGATGCATGTGGCCATGCACGCTTTCGGCAAGATCACGCTGTTCTTCTGCGCGGGCGCCATCTACGTGGCCACCGGCGAGAAATACATCAGCCGCATGACCGGCATCGGCAGACGCATGCCGTGGACCATGGCCGCGTTCTTCATCGGCTCGCTGTCCATCATCGGCATTCCGCCCACCGGCGGGTTCCTCAGCAAGTGGATGCTGCTCAACGGCTGCCTCGACTCCGGACAGTGGATTCTCGCCGGGGCGCTGGTCGTCAGTTCGCTGCTCAACGCGGCGTACTTCCTGCCCATCGTCTACAGGGCCTGGTTCTGCCCCGAAGGTCAGGCCGTCCACGCCGGACCGGTCCGCGAAGCGCCGCTGGCATGCGTGATTCCTCTGCTGGTAACCGCGGGAATCTCCATGGCCCTGTTCTTCTGGCCCGACGTGTTCTTCAACCTGGCCCAGATGGCCGCTAATTAG
- a CDS encoding Na(+)/H(+) antiporter subunit D has translation MTNLHPAFVLFAAAVLIPVFLGRWRNYMLLAAGALAVFCVYSLEPGYSLSASFMGLDLVFMNIDKLNKVFGYVFTINATIAFVFALRLTDVRQQLAALFYIGSALGAVFAGDLITLYVFWEIMAVASTFLILARQTPEAYGAGFRYVLIHLFGGLCMLLGVIMHIQTTGSTVFTTFSPDMISSWFILVGVLVNASAFPFSSWLSDSYPAATVVGGVVLSAYTTKTAVYVLLRGFPGWEILIVVGCFMAVYGIIYALLENDMRRILAYSITNQVGFMITGAGIGTAMAINGAAAHAFCHIIYKSLLWMSAGAVLAMVGRSKCTDLGGLYKTMPWTLLLGLIGALAISGVPGTSGFTSKSLIIMAAGDQHLTWVLMILEIASAGVFLHAGIKFPYFVFFAKDKGLRPPEAPANMLWAMGGLAFLCIFLGVYPDPLYSILPYEMGDFTVYKAGKVVAQLQLLTFSALAFFLLLPLLKRTDTIALEVDWFYRVGGKLFYRATDRVMNGLNTACAAMVGRAVQGFERGARRLPVAGMYLVEMFSSETPSEENRSFPIRQKSIEQDLDLGTLPIGGVLLTIILGLAVVLALCI, from the coding sequence ATGACTAACTTGCATCCGGCATTTGTACTCTTTGCCGCAGCCGTGTTGATTCCTGTCTTCCTCGGAAGATGGAGAAACTACATGCTGCTGGCGGCCGGCGCACTCGCCGTGTTCTGCGTTTACAGCCTGGAACCGGGATACAGTCTGTCGGCATCGTTCATGGGACTTGATCTCGTATTCATGAACATCGACAAGCTGAACAAGGTGTTCGGCTACGTCTTCACCATCAATGCGACGATCGCCTTCGTGTTCGCCCTGCGGCTTACGGACGTGCGCCAGCAGCTGGCGGCGCTGTTCTACATAGGCTCGGCCCTTGGGGCCGTCTTCGCGGGCGACCTGATAACGCTTTATGTGTTCTGGGAAATCATGGCCGTGGCCTCCACGTTCCTGATTCTGGCCCGGCAGACCCCGGAGGCCTACGGCGCCGGTTTCCGTTATGTATTGATCCACCTCTTCGGCGGGCTCTGCATGCTGCTGGGCGTGATCATGCACATCCAGACCACTGGCTCCACCGTGTTCACGACCTTCTCTCCGGACATGATCAGCAGCTGGTTCATTCTGGTCGGCGTACTGGTCAACGCTTCGGCGTTCCCGTTCTCCAGCTGGCTCTCGGACTCGTACCCCGCGGCAACCGTCGTGGGCGGCGTGGTGCTCTCCGCTTACACCACCAAGACGGCGGTCTACGTGCTGCTGCGCGGCTTCCCGGGATGGGAAATCCTCATCGTGGTCGGTTGCTTCATGGCGGTGTACGGAATCATCTACGCCCTGCTTGAAAACGACATGCGCCGGATTCTGGCGTACTCCATCACCAACCAGGTCGGCTTCATGATCACCGGCGCGGGCATCGGTACCGCCATGGCGATCAACGGGGCCGCGGCGCACGCCTTCTGCCACATCATCTACAAGTCGCTTCTGTGGATGTCCGCAGGTGCGGTGCTGGCCATGGTGGGCAGGAGCAAATGCACCGACCTCGGCGGGCTGTACAAAACCATGCCGTGGACATTGCTGCTCGGACTCATCGGCGCGTTGGCGATATCCGGCGTACCCGGCACCAGCGGCTTCACCAGTAAATCCCTCATCATCATGGCCGCGGGTGACCAGCACCTGACATGGGTCCTGATGATCCTCGAAATAGCCTCCGCGGGCGTATTCCTGCACGCGGGCATCAAGTTCCCGTACTTCGTGTTCTTCGCCAAGGACAAGGGACTGCGGCCGCCCGAAGCGCCCGCGAACATGCTCTGGGCCATGGGCGGACTGGCGTTCCTGTGCATCTTCCTCGGCGTCTACCCCGATCCGCTGTACTCGATTCTGCCTTACGAAATGGGCGACTTCACCGTGTACAAGGCGGGCAAGGTCGTGGCGCAGTTGCAGCTGCTCACCTTCTCGGCTCTGGCCTTCTTCCTGCTGCTGCCGCTGCTCAAGCGCACCGACACCATCGCATTGGAAGTGGACTGGTTCTACCGTGTGGGCGGCAAGCTCTTCTACAGGGCCACAGACCGCGTCATGAACGGCCTGAACACCGCCTGCGCCGCAATGGTCGGTCGTGCGGTTCAGGGCTTTGAGCGCGGCGCCAGACGGCTGCCGGTTGCCGGGATGTACCTCGTGGAGATGTTCTCCTCCGAGACCCCGAGCGAGGAAAACCGCTCGTTCCCGATCCGGCAGAAGAGCATTGAACAGGATCTCGACCTCGGGACACTGCCCATAGGCGGAGTCCTGCTCACGATCATCCTCGGACTGGCCGTCGTGCTGGCCCTGTGTATCTAA
- a CDS encoding cyclic nucleotide-binding domain-containing protein, which produces MRFNIFNNVSQDIVDKVKSAVTEVTFKKNEIIYEKGEKAEKVYLMNEGKALLQVESEQGFQINLGALKSGYCFGWSALEEDSVRQHTIVCAERCVVEVVDGETLRGIIEADGCKGLPLLWNLWSLAKDRLDLRTDQLVKVIETHPSLEDEAVSK; this is translated from the coding sequence ATGCGATTCAATATATTCAACAACGTCTCTCAGGACATCGTGGACAAAGTGAAAAGTGCCGTGACCGAGGTGACGTTCAAGAAGAACGAAATAATCTACGAAAAGGGCGAGAAGGCCGAAAAGGTCTACCTCATGAACGAGGGCAAGGCGCTGCTTCAGGTCGAGTCCGAACAGGGCTTCCAGATCAATCTGGGAGCGCTCAAGAGCGGGTACTGCTTTGGCTGGTCCGCTCTTGAGGAGGACAGCGTGCGCCAGCATACCATCGTCTGCGCCGAGCGCTGCGTGGTGGAAGTGGTGGACGGCGAAACCCTGCGCGGCATTATCGAGGCAGACGGCTGCAAGGGGCTGCCGTTGCTCTGGAACCTGTGGAGCCTCGCCAAGGACCGCCTTGACCTTCGCACCGACCAGCTGGTGAAAGTCATCGAGACACACCCTTCGCTTGAGGACGAAGCAGTCAGTAAATAG